The Pseudomonadota bacterium genome includes a region encoding these proteins:
- the phoB gene encoding phosphate regulon transcriptional regulator PhoB yields the protein MNMQTILAVEDDEAIRDMIAFNLDRAGFRVIEAGDCQSARVRIAEDRPDLLLLDWMLPDTSGIELARSLRRDEVTRDLPIIMLTARTMEDDKVRGLDSGVDDYITKPFGARELIARINALLRRAAPGGADEEIEADGLVLNTASHRVTGNGRPIELGPTEFRMLKFFMTHQDRVYSRNRLLDYVWGGGVYIEERTVDVHILRLRKALAPFGFDRYIQTVRGAGYRFSVSASG from the coding sequence ATGAACATGCAGACCATTCTGGCGGTCGAAGATGACGAAGCCATTCGCGACATGATCGCGTTCAACCTCGATCGTGCCGGATTCCGGGTGATCGAGGCGGGTGACTGCCAGAGTGCGCGGGTCAGGATTGCTGAAGACCGGCCGGACTTGCTGCTGCTCGACTGGATGTTGCCCGATACCAGCGGAATCGAGCTGGCACGCAGCCTGCGGCGCGATGAAGTCACCCGCGATTTGCCGATCATCATGCTGACCGCGCGCACCATGGAGGACGACAAGGTGCGCGGGCTTGACAGCGGCGTTGACGACTACATCACCAAGCCGTTCGGTGCGCGCGAGCTGATTGCCCGGATCAACGCGCTACTGCGCCGGGCCGCGCCGGGCGGGGCCGATGAGGAAATCGAGGCCGACGGGCTGGTGCTCAATACCGCCAGCCATCGCGTCACCGGCAACGGCCGGCCGATCGAGCTCGGACCGACCGAGTTCCGCATGCTCAAGTTCTTCATGACCCACCAGGACCGCGTGTATTCCCGCAACCGGCTGCTCGACTACGTCTGGGGTGGCGGCGTCTATATCGAGGAACGCACGGTCGACGTGCACATCCTGCGTCTGCGCAAGGCGCTGGCGCCGTTCGGTTTCGACCGCTACATCCAGACCGTGCGCGGCGCCGGCTACCGGTTCTCGGTCAGCGCGAGCGGCTGA
- a CDS encoding 5-methyltetrahydrofolate--homocysteine methyltransferase, whose product MTAMKWHDPERVDALCDALEQRILLLDGAMGTMIQAAGLDESDFRAERFAGHTHDLKGNNDLLTLTRPELIVELHKQFLAVGCDLVETNTFNANRISQADYALENLSGEINHEAAKLARQACDEVAEQTGRPRYVVGVVGPTNRTASISPDVSNPGYRNIDFETLVEAYAEAVRGLLDGGADLIMIETIFDTLNAKAAIYAVYEEFERRQARWPLMISGTITDASGRTLSGQTPEAFYYSIVHAEPFSVGFNCALGADQLKPHVKALSRVAECLVSAHPNAGLPNEFGEYDQSPEEMAGIVSTYAADGLVNIIGGCCGTTPDHLKAIRQAVDGQSPRPVQKQKAA is encoded by the coding sequence ATGACCGCAATGAAATGGCACGATCCCGAGCGCGTTGACGCCCTCTGCGATGCGCTCGAACAGCGCATTCTCCTGCTCGACGGCGCCATGGGCACCATGATCCAGGCGGCCGGACTCGACGAGTCGGACTTCCGCGCCGAGCGGTTTGCCGGACACACCCACGACCTCAAGGGCAACAATGACCTGCTGACCCTGACCCGCCCGGAGCTGATCGTCGAGCTGCACAAGCAGTTCCTGGCCGTCGGCTGTGATCTGGTCGAGACCAACACCTTCAATGCCAACCGCATCAGCCAGGCCGACTATGCGCTGGAGAATCTGTCCGGGGAAATCAACCACGAAGCCGCCAAACTGGCCCGCCAGGCCTGCGACGAGGTAGCCGAACAAACGGGCCGCCCGCGCTATGTTGTCGGCGTTGTCGGGCCAACCAACCGGACCGCGTCGATCTCACCAGACGTGAGCAATCCCGGTTACCGCAACATCGATTTCGAAACGCTTGTCGAGGCCTATGCCGAGGCTGTACGCGGGCTGCTCGACGGCGGCGCCGACCTGATCATGATCGAAACGATTTTCGACACCCTCAACGCCAAGGCCGCCATCTATGCCGTATACGAGGAATTCGAGCGACGCCAGGCACGCTGGCCGCTGATGATTTCGGGCACGATCACCGACGCCTCGGGCCGCACGCTGTCCGGCCAGACACCGGAGGCCTTTTACTATTCGATTGTCCACGCCGAGCCGTTTTCGGTCGGATTCAACTGCGCGCTGGGCGCCGATCAGCTCAAGCCGCACGTCAAGGCACTGTCACGCGTGGCCGAGTGCCTGGTCAGTGCCCACCCCAACGCCGGCTTGCCCAACGAATTCGGCGAGTACGATCAAAGCCCGGAAGAGATGGCCGGAATCGTCAGTACCTATGCCGCCGATGGTCTGGTCAACATCATCGGTGGCTGCTGCGGCACCACACCGGATCACCTGAAAGCCATCAGACAGGCAGTTGATGGCCAGTCCCCCCGTCCCGTCCAGAAGCAGAAAGCGGCATGA
- the gloB gene encoding hydroxyacylglutathione hydrolase: MEAIPVLDTNYVWALHDHEHALLVDPGEADAPLQWLSDRNLQLTAVLITHHHWDHTGGIDGIVGAHPVPVYGPEDGRIPQIDRVVAEGDRVRLAAPAVDFQVLSVPGHTSIHLAFYGHRLLLCGDTLFSAGCGRLFEGTAEQMLESLDQLAALPGDTRVCCAHEYTLDNCRFALNVEPENERLRQRAEEARRLRAARRITLPSTIEQENAINPFLRVREATVITAANQREPGTGDDPAAVFAAIRRWKDST, from the coding sequence ATCGAAGCCATTCCCGTCCTGGACACCAACTATGTCTGGGCGCTGCACGACCACGAACACGCCTTGCTGGTCGATCCCGGCGAGGCTGACGCCCCGCTGCAGTGGCTTTCGGACCGGAACCTGCAGCTCACGGCCGTGCTGATCACCCACCACCACTGGGATCACACCGGCGGCATCGACGGGATTGTCGGCGCACACCCGGTGCCCGTCTACGGGCCCGAAGACGGGCGCATCCCGCAGATCGACCGTGTCGTGGCCGAAGGCGATCGCGTCCGGCTCGCCGCGCCCGCCGTCGACTTCCAGGTGCTCAGCGTGCCCGGCCACACCAGCATTCACCTCGCCTTTTACGGCCACCGTCTGCTGTTGTGTGGCGATACGCTGTTCTCGGCCGGGTGCGGTCGACTGTTCGAGGGTACGGCCGAACAGATGCTGGAATCACTCGACCAGCTGGCTGCCCTGCCCGGTGACACCCGGGTGTGTTGCGCCCACGAATACACGCTGGATAACTGCCGCTTCGCGCTGAATGTCGAACCCGAAAACGAACGCCTGCGCCAGCGGGCCGAGGAAGCCCGCCGGCTGCGCGCGGCCCGGCGCATCACGCTGCCCTCGACGATCGAACAGGAAAACGCCATCAACCCCTTTCTGCGAGTGCGCGAAGCGACGGTCATCACTGCCGCCAACCAGCGCGAGCCGGGCACCGGGGATGATCCGGCGGCGGTTTTCGCCGCCATTCGCCGCTGGAAGGACTCCACCTGA
- the mltF gene encoding membrane-bound lytic murein transglycosylase MltF, giving the protein MPSNRIVHDPTVPESGWRRLRLLGRWLLIAAVIALTSTSGEESLTDLEKIRARGSLVMLTVNGASTYYLGAEGETGFEYDMALEFARYLGIPLEVRTVATIADLIPALAAHEGDFIGANLSVTPRRQQQLRFAPPYQRVVPTVVYRRDTPRPGSLEDLAGGRLVLLDGTVYPSLLAASSVEIEPDILPHASIEDIFEGISAEEYDYTIIDSNILELNRRFFPAIRPAFEVGQPYPLAWATLRSDDDSLVQRMREFFAMTRENKLIDRLDERYYGHIDHYEPVGTFTFMRQVRERLPGLRPMFEDAARRNGLDWRLLAAVGYQESHWDPAAVSRTGVRGIMMLTQRTARQLGVEDRTDPEQSIDGGARYLASMLERVPERIDYPDRLWLALAAYNIGFGHLEDARVLTERRGGNPDRWVDVREALPLLTQERWYRQTRFGYARGYEPVQYVENVRTFYEILLWLESREHPVLVQF; this is encoded by the coding sequence ATGCCTTCAAACCGGATTGTTCACGACCCGACGGTGCCCGAATCCGGATGGCGTCGCCTGCGCCTGCTTGGCCGCTGGCTGCTGATCGCCGCGGTCATTGCACTGACCAGCACCTCGGGCGAGGAATCGCTGACTGATCTCGAGAAGATCCGCGCTCGCGGCAGCCTGGTCATGCTCACCGTCAACGGCGCATCAACCTATTACCTGGGCGCGGAAGGCGAAACCGGCTTCGAGTACGACATGGCGCTGGAATTCGCGCGCTACCTGGGAATTCCGCTGGAAGTGCGCACGGTCGCGACCATTGCCGACCTGATTCCGGCGTTGGCCGCCCACGAGGGCGATTTCATCGGCGCCAATCTGAGCGTGACGCCGAGGCGCCAGCAGCAGCTGCGTTTTGCCCCACCCTACCAGCGGGTGGTTCCCACCGTGGTCTATCGGCGCGACACGCCGCGCCCGGGCTCGCTCGAGGACCTGGCCGGCGGGCGTTTGGTCCTGCTTGATGGCACGGTCTACCCCTCGCTGCTGGCCGCGTCCAGTGTCGAAATCGAGCCCGACATCCTGCCCCACGCCAGTATCGAGGACATCTTCGAGGGGATTTCGGCCGAGGAATACGACTACACCATCATCGACTCGAACATTCTCGAGCTCAATCGTCGCTTTTTCCCGGCAATCCGGCCCGCATTCGAGGTCGGTCAGCCCTACCCGCTGGCCTGGGCCACGCTGCGCAGCGACGACGACAGCCTGGTGCAGCGCATGCGCGAGTTCTTCGCCATGACGCGGGAAAACAAGCTGATTGACCGGCTCGATGAACGCTACTACGGCCACATTGATCACTACGAGCCGGTCGGCACCTTCACCTTCATGCGCCAGGTACGCGAGCGCCTGCCCGGTCTTCGTCCGATGTTCGAGGATGCTGCGCGCCGTAACGGGCTCGACTGGCGCCTGCTTGCCGCGGTTGGCTACCAGGAGTCGCACTGGGATCCGGCAGCCGTCTCGCGAACGGGCGTGCGCGGCATCATGATGCTCACCCAGCGCACGGCGCGGCAGCTGGGCGTGGAAGACCGTACCGACCCAGAGCAAAGTATCGATGGCGGCGCGCGCTACCTGGCCTCGATGCTCGAGCGCGTTCCCGAGCGGATCGACTATCCCGACCGTCTCTGGCTGGCGCTGGCCGCCTACAACATCGGATTCGGTCATCTCGAGGACGCACGCGTGCTGACCGAGCGCCGGGGCGGCAACCCCGATCGCTGGGTCGATGTGCGCGAGGCCCTGCCGCTGCTGACCCAGGAGCGCTGGTACCGGCAGACCCGGTTCGGCTACGCGCGCGGCTACGAGCCGGTGCAGTATGTCGAGAACGTGCGCACCTTCTACGAGATCCTGCTGTGGCTGGAAAGCCGCGAGCACCCGGTGCTGGTCCAGTTCTGA
- a CDS encoding class I SAM-dependent methyltransferase, with protein sequence MPAGFAALQRLETGLVQAGFGAFRVPWLLEMAPTASASPELPLERCRILVDASRCRWPFVAGLGELPLENNSVPAALLRHVWQPGIRINPLDEIARVLRPGGILVSVTANPWHRLAWRELGRHALGLPSWPQLQVMHARRHFELAVPAASQLRGFVPGLTPVLVLVARKPSEPARVEPIRFRQPRMVRGTPALSQCRAA encoded by the coding sequence ATGCCGGCCGGCTTCGCCGCCCTGCAGCGCCTTGAAACCGGGCTGGTGCAGGCCGGATTCGGCGCCTTCAGGGTGCCCTGGCTGCTTGAAATGGCGCCAACGGCGAGTGCCTCCCCCGAACTGCCGCTGGAGCGCTGCCGCATTCTGGTCGACGCCAGTCGATGCCGCTGGCCGTTTGTCGCCGGGCTTGGTGAACTGCCGCTTGAGAACAACTCGGTGCCGGCGGCGCTGCTGCGCCATGTCTGGCAGCCGGGCATTCGCATCAACCCGCTCGACGAGATCGCCCGTGTGTTGCGGCCCGGCGGGATACTGGTCTCGGTAACTGCCAATCCGTGGCATCGCCTGGCCTGGCGCGAGCTCGGGCGGCACGCGCTGGGTTTGCCGAGCTGGCCGCAGCTCCAGGTCATGCATGCGCGTCGACATTTCGAGCTGGCGGTTCCGGCTGCAAGCCAGCTGCGCGGATTCGTGCCCGGTCTGACGCCGGTGCTGGTGCTGGTTGCGCGCAAGCCCTCCGAGCCGGCTCGAGTCGAGCCGATTCGCTTTCGTCAGCCGCGCATGGTGCGCGGGACCCCGGCGCTCAGCCAGTGCCGGGCGGCGTGA
- a CDS encoding transcriptional regulator codes for MSRRERLYHLHAILRQRRTPITRQVLMDELGCSQATLYRLIGELRDHLGAPLEQDPDSRGYYYDRSLAGHFELPGLWISPEELQALLTARHILGNVQPGLLEDELDGVQSRINQLLDQQGLNVSAHPERINIRHDAGRPVPAALFETVFQALFQRRRLAMSYHGRRRDNLSERIVSPQRLTAYRDRWYLEAWCHQAEGLRSFALERIRDMRLLEEAAREIPDTAMAQHFDESFGIFSGPAREVATLRFSAEAARWAADEMWHPQQQGQWLDDGRFELSVPFGSPRELVMEILRYGADVELLEPASLRQLVREQLEGALEHYRSGR; via the coding sequence GTGAGCCGGCGGGAGCGCCTCTATCATCTGCATGCCATCCTGCGCCAGCGGCGCACCCCAATCACGCGCCAGGTGCTGATGGACGAGCTCGGCTGCAGTCAGGCAACTCTGTACCGGCTGATCGGTGAGCTGCGGGATCACCTCGGGGCTCCGCTGGAGCAGGATCCGGACAGTCGCGGCTACTACTACGATCGCAGCCTGGCCGGCCATTTCGAGCTGCCCGGCTTGTGGATCAGTCCCGAGGAGCTGCAGGCGCTACTGACCGCGCGCCATATTCTCGGCAATGTTCAGCCCGGCCTGCTCGAAGACGAGCTCGATGGCGTGCAGTCGCGCATCAACCAGTTGCTCGATCAGCAGGGTCTGAATGTTTCCGCCCATCCCGAGCGTATCAACATCCGGCACGATGCCGGTCGGCCGGTGCCCGCGGCGCTGTTTGAAACGGTGTTTCAGGCCCTGTTCCAGCGCCGTCGCCTGGCGATGAGCTATCACGGTCGGCGACGCGACAACCTCAGCGAACGAATTGTCTCGCCGCAGCGCCTGACCGCCTACCGCGACCGCTGGTACCTCGAGGCCTGGTGTCACCAGGCCGAGGGACTGCGCAGCTTCGCGCTCGAGCGCATCCGGGACATGCGTCTGCTCGAGGAGGCTGCCCGGGAGATCCCGGACACAGCGATGGCGCAGCACTTCGACGAATCATTCGGGATTTTTTCCGGCCCGGCGCGAGAAGTCGCAACATTGCGTTTCAGCGCCGAGGCGGCCCGCTGGGCCGCCGACGAGATGTGGCACCCGCAGCAGCAGGGCCAGTGGCTGGACGACGGCCGCTTCGAGCTCAGCGTGCCGTTCGGCAGTCCGCGCGAGCTGGTCATGGAGATTCTGCGCTATGGCGCCGATGTCGAACTGCTTGAGCCGGCGTCCCTGCGTCAGCTGGTGCGTGAGCAGCTTGAAGGCGCCCTCGAGCACTACCGGTCAGGACGTTGA
- a CDS encoding transcriptional repressor produces the protein MARPRPAFLRLWHPPAKMTPMDSGQVIREVEQRCRQRGLRLTPTRRRVLELVLAAEGPVKAYDLLDELKHEQPKAAPPTIYRALDFLLANHFIHRLESLNAFVSCFHPAESHQGQFLICDACQSVTEIHDAGLAHKLRDAAEHQHFRPSRQVLEIYGLCQACREAGCR, from the coding sequence ATGGCGCGGCCGCGACCTGCATTCCTCCGGCTCTGGCACCCGCCTGCTAAAATGACGCCCATGGATTCCGGCCAGGTCATTCGAGAGGTCGAGCAGCGCTGCAGGCAGCGCGGCCTGCGTTTGACGCCAACGCGCCGCCGGGTGCTGGAGCTGGTCCTGGCCGCTGAAGGGCCGGTCAAGGCCTATGATCTGCTCGACGAGCTCAAGCACGAGCAGCCCAAAGCCGCGCCACCGACGATCTACCGCGCGCTGGATTTCCTGCTTGCCAATCACTTTATCCACCGGCTGGAGTCACTCAACGCCTTCGTCAGCTGCTTTCATCCGGCCGAGTCTCATCAGGGCCAGTTCCTGATCTGCGACGCCTGCCAGTCGGTGACCGAGATTCACGATGCCGGTCTGGCCCACAAACTGCGTGACGCCGCCGAACATCAGCACTTCCGCCCCAGTCGCCAGGTCCTCGAAATCTATGGGCTGTGCCAGGCCTGCCGCGAGGCCGGTTGCAGGTGA
- a CDS encoding metalloregulator ArsR/SmtB family transcription factor yields the protein MDLDLVGRHCSLLGDATRLRLLALLEQEELTVAELAQITRLAQPRVSTHLARLREAGLVVDRRDGVSVYYRLGNPDEQPELHRLWALLRESLDDGLVATDAEALPGVLAERATGRNWPDSVAGDMERHYSPGRTWEATTRALVQLLSLGRVLDIASGDGVMGELLARRASRIDCIDLSEKVVVAGRERVAAHEHVHFHRGDMHALPFADGSFDTVLMMHALTYSDRPQQALGEAARVLAPGGQLVGATLHRHRHTSQVRTFGHANNGFAPARLAELCATAGLTVAFCKVTSIERKTPNFRIITLLAGKP from the coding sequence ATCGATCTGGACCTTGTCGGTCGCCACTGCAGCCTGCTTGGCGATGCCACGCGACTGCGGCTGCTGGCGCTGCTCGAGCAGGAAGAGCTGACCGTGGCCGAGCTGGCGCAGATCACGCGCCTGGCGCAGCCGCGTGTGTCCACGCACCTGGCGCGACTGCGGGAGGCCGGATTGGTCGTCGACCGGCGCGACGGCGTTTCAGTCTACTATCGCCTCGGCAATCCCGACGAGCAGCCCGAACTGCATCGCCTTTGGGCATTGCTGCGCGAAAGCCTGGATGACGGCCTGGTCGCGACCGATGCCGAGGCCCTACCCGGCGTCCTGGCCGAACGGGCCACCGGCCGCAACTGGCCCGACTCGGTGGCGGGCGACATGGAACGGCACTATTCCCCGGGTCGCACCTGGGAGGCCACGACACGGGCCCTGGTGCAGCTGTTGTCGCTGGGTCGGGTGCTTGATATCGCTTCCGGCGATGGCGTGATGGGCGAACTGCTGGCGCGCCGGGCCAGCCGCATTGACTGTATCGACCTGTCCGAAAAGGTCGTTGTTGCCGGTCGCGAGCGCGTAGCCGCCCACGAGCACGTGCACTTTCACCGCGGCGACATGCATGCCCTGCCCTTTGCCGACGGCAGTTTCGACACCGTGCTCATGATGCACGCGCTGACCTACAGCGACCGTCCCCAGCAGGCCCTGGGCGAGGCGGCGCGGGTGCTGGCGCCGGGCGGCCAGCTGGTTGGCGCGACCCTGCACCGGCATCGCCACACCAGCCAGGTCCGCACCTTCGGCCACGCCAACAACGGTTTCGCGCCGGCCCGGCTGGCCGAGCTCTGTGCCACGGCCGGACTGACCGTGGCCTTCTGCAAAGTCACCTCGATCGAAAGAAAAACGCCGAATTTCAGAATCATCACGCTACTGGCAGGAAAACCATGA
- the dnaQ gene encoding DNA polymerase III subunit epsilon, translating into MRQIILDTETTGLEPEEGHRIIEIGCLEMNERRLTGRDYHVYLNPEREVDEGALEVHGITNAFLADKPRFADIVDDFLDFVHGAELVIHNAAFDVGFVNAELARIGPDRRLENHVRILDTLALARELHPGQRVSLDALCKRYDVDNSGRDLHGALLDAELLAEVYLAMTGGQVDLVLEADAPEAGPACDIGGIDPARLIIQRPSESERAAHRQRLDAIRESAGCCIWLDQLPP; encoded by the coding sequence ATGCGCCAGATCATCCTTGATACCGAAACGACCGGCCTGGAACCCGAGGAAGGGCATCGCATCATCGAGATCGGTTGCCTGGAGATGAATGAACGCCGTCTGACCGGCCGCGATTATCACGTCTATCTCAATCCCGAGCGGGAGGTCGACGAAGGCGCCCTGGAGGTTCACGGCATCACCAACGCATTCCTGGCCGACAAGCCGCGGTTTGCCGATATCGTCGATGATTTTCTCGACTTCGTCCACGGCGCCGAGCTGGTCATTCATAACGCCGCCTTCGACGTCGGCTTCGTTAACGCCGAGCTGGCGCGGATCGGCCCGGATCGGCGCCTGGAAAACCATGTCCGCATCCTCGATACGCTGGCGCTCGCCCGCGAACTCCACCCGGGGCAACGCGTGAGCCTGGACGCATTGTGCAAGCGTTACGATGTCGACAATTCAGGGCGCGATCTGCATGGCGCGCTGCTCGACGCCGAGCTGCTCGCCGAGGTCTATCTGGCCATGACCGGTGGCCAGGTTGATCTGGTGCTGGAAGCGGATGCGCCAGAGGCCGGCCCGGCCTGTGATATCGGCGGGATCGATCCGGCGCGCCTGATCATCCAGCGCCCGAGCGAAAGCGAGCGGGCAGCACATCGCCAGCGCCTTGATGCCATCCGCGAGTCGGCCGGCTGCTGTATCTGGCTTGACCAGCTGCCGCCTTAG
- the gltX gene encoding glutamate--tRNA ligase encodes MARKRDPVRTRFAPSPTGYLHIGGARTALFCWLEARATGGSFVLRIEDTDRERSTAASVQAIIDGMAWLGLDADEGPLFQSERMPRYREQADRLLQSGHAYRCYCSRERLDRLRERAMAAGAKPRYDGRCRDLDQVPEGIDPVIRFRNPGSGTVAFDDRVRGRIEVANSELDDLVIMRADGTPTYNFAVVVDDADMAINLVIRGDDHINNTPRQINLYRALDIEPPAFAHVPMILGDDGARLSKRHGAVSVMSYRDQGYVPDAMINYLARLGWSHGDQEVFSRDELIELFDIAEVNHKASRFDTAKLNWLNQHYLREGDRDQVHSELVWHLQRAGLRAENGPPLADLLSVQVERVETLTELVERSRPFFEDFADYQAGAAKKHLRPVAGRPLEVLRGRLAELLHWSPENLQGAVQATVDELEIGFGKIGMPLRVALMGHGESPSIDKTLWLVGRERTLKRIDRALTYIADRAAARD; translated from the coding sequence ATGGCGCGCAAGCGAGATCCCGTTCGTACCCGGTTTGCACCCTCTCCGACCGGATATCTGCATATCGGCGGCGCACGCACCGCCCTGTTTTGCTGGCTGGAAGCACGCGCGACCGGCGGCAGCTTCGTGCTGCGCATCGAGGATACCGACCGGGAGCGCTCGACGGCCGCGTCGGTGCAGGCCATTATCGACGGGATGGCCTGGCTCGGGCTGGATGCTGATGAGGGCCCGCTGTTTCAGAGCGAGCGCATGCCACGTTATCGCGAACAGGCCGATCGCCTGCTTCAATCCGGTCACGCCTACCGCTGCTACTGCTCCAGGGAGCGCCTGGACCGGCTGCGTGAACGGGCCATGGCAGCGGGCGCGAAGCCGCGCTACGATGGCCGCTGCCGCGATCTGGACCAGGTGCCCGAAGGCATCGATCCGGTCATTCGCTTTCGCAATCCCGGCAGCGGCACGGTCGCCTTCGATGATCGCGTGCGTGGCCGCATCGAGGTGGCCAACAGCGAACTCGATGACCTGGTCATCATGCGCGCTGACGGCACACCGACCTACAATTTCGCGGTTGTGGTCGACGACGCCGACATGGCGATCAACCTGGTGATCCGGGGTGACGACCATATCAACAACACCCCGCGCCAGATCAACCTGTACCGGGCGCTCGATATCGAGCCGCCGGCGTTTGCCCATGTGCCGATGATTCTGGGCGATGACGGGGCGCGGCTTTCCAAGCGCCACGGTGCGGTCAGCGTGATGAGCTACCGTGACCAGGGCTACGTGCCTGACGCCATGATCAACTACCTGGCGCGCCTGGGCTGGTCGCACGGCGACCAGGAAGTGTTCTCCCGGGACGAATTGATCGAGCTGTTCGATATCGCCGAGGTCAATCACAAGGCCTCGCGCTTCGACACCGCGAAACTCAACTGGCTCAACCAGCACTACCTGCGCGAGGGTGACCGTGACCAGGTGCACTCGGAGCTGGTCTGGCACCTGCAGCGAGCCGGTCTGCGCGCCGAGAATGGCCCGCCGCTGGCCGACCTGTTGTCGGTGCAGGTCGAGCGGGTCGAAACCCTGACCGAACTGGTCGAGCGGAGCCGGCCGTTTTTCGAGGACTTTGCCGACTACCAGGCCGGTGCGGCAAAGAAACATCTGCGCCCCGTCGCCGGCCGACCGCTGGAAGTGCTGCGTGGCCGTCTGGCCGAACTGCTGCACTGGTCGCCGGAAAACCTCCAGGGCGCGGTCCAGGCCACCGTCGATGAGCTGGAAATCGGCTTCGGCAAGATTGGCATGCCGCTGCGAGTCGCCCTGATGGGCCACGGCGAATCACCGTCAATCGACAAGACACTGTGGCTGGTGGGCCGCGAGCGCACGCTTAAGCGTATCGATCGCGCATTGACCTACATCGCCGACCGCGCGGCGGCCCGGGATTGA
- the rnhA gene encoding ribonuclease HI, with protein sequence MSQTVHIWTDGACLGNPGPGGWGVLLRWNGQERELSGGEAETTNNRMELMAAIQGLESLKRPCRVILTTDSQYVRKGITEWMVNWKRNGWKTASKKPVKNAGLWQRLDRARQRHQVAWDWVKGHSGHPENERADQLASEAARRHAR encoded by the coding sequence GTGAGCCAGACGGTGCACATCTGGACCGATGGTGCCTGCCTGGGCAATCCAGGACCGGGTGGCTGGGGTGTGCTGCTTCGCTGGAACGGCCAGGAGCGCGAACTGTCCGGCGGCGAGGCGGAGACCACCAACAATCGCATGGAACTGATGGCTGCAATCCAGGGGCTGGAATCCCTCAAACGCCCCTGCCGGGTGATTCTGACCACCGACTCCCAGTACGTCCGCAAGGGCATCACCGAGTGGATGGTCAACTGGAAGCGCAACGGCTGGAAGACGGCTTCAAAAAAGCCGGTCAAGAACGCCGGGCTCTGGCAACGTCTGGATCGGGCGCGGCAGCGTCACCAGGTGGCCTGGGACTGGGTCAAGGGTCATTCAGGCCACCCGGAAAACGAACGTGCCGACCAGCTGGCCAGCGAGGCCGCCAGGCGTCATGCGCGATAA